In Mastomys coucha isolate ucsf_1 unplaced genomic scaffold, UCSF_Mcou_1 pScaffold20, whole genome shotgun sequence, one DNA window encodes the following:
- the Pax4 gene encoding paired box protein Pax-4 isoform X2: MQQDGLSSVNQLGGLFVNGRPLPLDTRQQIVQLAIRGMRPCDISRSLKVSNGCVSKILGRYYRTGVLEPKCIGGSKPRLATPAVVARIAQLKDEHPALFAWEIQRQLCAEGLCTQDKAPSVSSINRVLRALQEDQKLHWTQLRSPAVLAPVLHRPQSNCEAPRGPHPGTSHRNRTIFSPGQAEALEKEFQRGQYPDSVARGKLAAATSLPEDTVRVWFSNRRAKWRRQEKLKWETQLPGLISAQQSPSSVPSAALPVLEPLSPSFCQLCWGTTPDRYSSDTSSQACLQPYWDCHSLLPVASSSYMEFACPCLTTHPVHHLIGGPEQVPSTHYLHWP; encoded by the exons ATGCAACAGGACG GACTCAGCAGTGTGAATCAGCTGGGGGGACTCTTTGTGAATGGCCGGCCCCTGCCTCTGGACACCCGGCAGCAGATTGTGCAGCTAGCAATAAGAGGGATGCGACCCTGTGACATCTCACGGAGCCTTAAG GTATCTAATGGCTGTGTGAGCAAGATCCTAGGACGCTACTACCGCACAGGTGTCTTGGAACCCAAGTGTATTGGGGGAAGCAAACCACGTCTGGCCACACCTGCTGTGGTAGCTCGAATTGCCCAGCTAAAGGACGAGCATCCTGCTCTTTTTGCCTGGGAGATCCAACGTCAGCTTTGTGCTGAAGGGCTTTGTACCCAGGACAAGGCTCCCAGT GTGTCCTCTATCAACCGAGTCCTTCGGGCActacaggaagaccagaagttgcACTGGACACAACTCAGATCACCAG CTGTTTTGGCTCCAGTTCTTCACAGACCTCAAAGTAACTGTGAAGCTCCCCGGGGTCCCCAcccagggaccagccacaggaatCGGACCATCTTCTCCCCAGGCCAAGCTGAGGCACTGGAGAAAG AGTTCCAGCGTGGGCAGTATCCAGATTCAGTGGCCCGTGGAAAGCTGGCTGCTGCCACCTCTCTGCCTGAAGACACAGTGAGG GTCTGGTTTTCCAACAGAAGAGCCAAATGGCGCAGGCAAGAGAAGCTGAAATGGGAAACACAGCTGCCAG gGCTCATCTCTGCACAG cAGTCCCCCAGCAGTGTACCCTCAGCTGCTTTGCCTGTGCTAGAACCATTGAGTCCTTCTTTCTGTCAGCTATGCTGGGGGACAACACCAGACAGATATTCCAGTGACACCTCATCCCAAGCCTGTCTCCAACCCTACTGGG ACTGccactccctccttcctgtgGCTTCCTCCTCATACATGGAatttgcctgcccctgcctcaccACCCATCCTGTGCATCATCTGATTGGAGGCCCAGAACAAGTGCCATCAACCCATTACTTGCACTGGCCATAA
- the Pax4 gene encoding paired box protein Pax-4 isoform X1 yields the protein MQQDGLSSVNQLGGLFVNGRPLPLDTRQQIVQLAIRGMRPCDISRSLKVSNGCVSKILGRYYRTGVLEPKCIGGSKPRLATPAVVARIAQLKDEHPALFAWEIQRQLCAEGLCTQDKAPSVSSINRVLRALQEDQKLHWTQLRSPAVLAPVLHRPQSNCEAPRGPHPGTSHRNRTIFSPGQAEALEKEFQRGQYPDSVARGKLAAATSLPEDTVRVWFSNRRAKWRRQEKLKWETQLPGVSRDLTVPKDAPGLISAQQSPSSVPSAALPVLEPLSPSFCQLCWGTTPDRYSSDTSSQACLQPYWDCHSLLPVASSSYMEFACPCLTTHPVHHLIGGPEQVPSTHYLHWP from the exons ATGCAACAGGACG GACTCAGCAGTGTGAATCAGCTGGGGGGACTCTTTGTGAATGGCCGGCCCCTGCCTCTGGACACCCGGCAGCAGATTGTGCAGCTAGCAATAAGAGGGATGCGACCCTGTGACATCTCACGGAGCCTTAAG GTATCTAATGGCTGTGTGAGCAAGATCCTAGGACGCTACTACCGCACAGGTGTCTTGGAACCCAAGTGTATTGGGGGAAGCAAACCACGTCTGGCCACACCTGCTGTGGTAGCTCGAATTGCCCAGCTAAAGGACGAGCATCCTGCTCTTTTTGCCTGGGAGATCCAACGTCAGCTTTGTGCTGAAGGGCTTTGTACCCAGGACAAGGCTCCCAGT GTGTCCTCTATCAACCGAGTCCTTCGGGCActacaggaagaccagaagttgcACTGGACACAACTCAGATCACCAG CTGTTTTGGCTCCAGTTCTTCACAGACCTCAAAGTAACTGTGAAGCTCCCCGGGGTCCCCAcccagggaccagccacaggaatCGGACCATCTTCTCCCCAGGCCAAGCTGAGGCACTGGAGAAAG AGTTCCAGCGTGGGCAGTATCCAGATTCAGTGGCCCGTGGAAAGCTGGCTGCTGCCACCTCTCTGCCTGAAGACACAGTGAGG GTCTGGTTTTCCAACAGAAGAGCCAAATGGCGCAGGCAAGAGAAGCTGAAATGGGAAACACAGCTGCCAG GTGTTTCCCGGGACCTGACGgtaccaaaagatgctccaggGCTCATCTCTGCACAG cAGTCCCCCAGCAGTGTACCCTCAGCTGCTTTGCCTGTGCTAGAACCATTGAGTCCTTCTTTCTGTCAGCTATGCTGGGGGACAACACCAGACAGATATTCCAGTGACACCTCATCCCAAGCCTGTCTCCAACCCTACTGGG ACTGccactccctccttcctgtgGCTTCCTCCTCATACATGGAatttgcctgcccctgcctcaccACCCATCCTGTGCATCATCTGATTGGAGGCCCAGAACAAGTGCCATCAACCCATTACTTGCACTGGCCATAA
- the Pax4 gene encoding paired box protein Pax-4 isoform X3, with amino-acid sequence MQQDGLSSVNQLGGLFVNGRPLPLDTRQQIVQLAIRGMRPCDISRSLKVSNGCVSKILGRYYRTGVLEPKCIGGSKPRLATPAVVARIAQLKDEHPALFAWEIQRQLCAEGLCTQDKAPSVSSINRVLRALQEDQKLHWTQLRSPAVLAPVLHRPQSNCEAPRGPHPGTSHRNRTIFSPGQAEALEKEFQRGQYPDSVARGKLAAATSLPEDTVRVWFSNRRAKWRRQEKLKWETQLPGLISAQSPSSVPSAALPVLEPLSPSFCQLCWGTTPDRYSSDTSSQACLQPYWDCHSLLPVASSSYMEFACPCLTTHPVHHLIGGPEQVPSTHYLHWP; translated from the exons ATGCAACAGGACG GACTCAGCAGTGTGAATCAGCTGGGGGGACTCTTTGTGAATGGCCGGCCCCTGCCTCTGGACACCCGGCAGCAGATTGTGCAGCTAGCAATAAGAGGGATGCGACCCTGTGACATCTCACGGAGCCTTAAG GTATCTAATGGCTGTGTGAGCAAGATCCTAGGACGCTACTACCGCACAGGTGTCTTGGAACCCAAGTGTATTGGGGGAAGCAAACCACGTCTGGCCACACCTGCTGTGGTAGCTCGAATTGCCCAGCTAAAGGACGAGCATCCTGCTCTTTTTGCCTGGGAGATCCAACGTCAGCTTTGTGCTGAAGGGCTTTGTACCCAGGACAAGGCTCCCAGT GTGTCCTCTATCAACCGAGTCCTTCGGGCActacaggaagaccagaagttgcACTGGACACAACTCAGATCACCAG CTGTTTTGGCTCCAGTTCTTCACAGACCTCAAAGTAACTGTGAAGCTCCCCGGGGTCCCCAcccagggaccagccacaggaatCGGACCATCTTCTCCCCAGGCCAAGCTGAGGCACTGGAGAAAG AGTTCCAGCGTGGGCAGTATCCAGATTCAGTGGCCCGTGGAAAGCTGGCTGCTGCCACCTCTCTGCCTGAAGACACAGTGAGG GTCTGGTTTTCCAACAGAAGAGCCAAATGGCGCAGGCAAGAGAAGCTGAAATGGGAAACACAGCTGCCAG gGCTCATCTCTGCACAG TCCCCCAGCAGTGTACCCTCAGCTGCTTTGCCTGTGCTAGAACCATTGAGTCCTTCTTTCTGTCAGCTATGCTGGGGGACAACACCAGACAGATATTCCAGTGACACCTCATCCCAAGCCTGTCTCCAACCCTACTGGG ACTGccactccctccttcctgtgGCTTCCTCCTCATACATGGAatttgcctgcccctgcctcaccACCCATCCTGTGCATCATCTGATTGGAGGCCCAGAACAAGTGCCATCAACCCATTACTTGCACTGGCCATAA